ataaaaattaatatttacgataaatatactttatatttaaattgtatattcAAGTTTAACTCACTTCGAATAATTTAAAACTGTGAAGCACGAGTTCAACTAGAAGTTGCTGCATTAAAGACTTACATCCCTCGTCCTTATAGAAGATTATAATAgcctaaataaataaacaaatacaaaaatttaaaactattatttaagTTCAAATTGTAAAGTAGTAACCGTTTTTGATATTTCCAAAGTTGGCGCGCAGCAACGCGTTTGGAAAATAGCGACAATGAAGCAACAGAGGTCTTGTAACATAGGTCGAAAGCTGGATTTGAGATTGACAATTGCATGTTGTAAAGCAGTACAAGCCGTCTAAATGCATATAtagttaatacatatttatattagtttCATATTGTAGCAATAATGATTTACCTCAAGAACATCTATTTCTTCTACCCAAAGTTCAGCGATTTGCCGAAATATAGGCATGGTTTTCTGCATTACAATTAACACTGGTTGCACGTTTTCTAGATCTTCGATCTGATCATCTTCATCCAAATCAGTGTTGAGCGAGGAGAATAATGTTGATATCATATTTAGCCGAAAAATGGTTCTTATCCGCGTTGCTGGtgttttctaaaaacaaaaaataaaaaaggaccCACCCAAGCTGGGTTGGAACAGTTCGTAAagagaattatattttttttccttacaCAATCATTTTGGCAAATGGTCTGCAGCTCCTCGAAGCATGGGCCAACTATAATATCCAAATAGTTCGGTATATTAGTAGCTGGTAGCAAGCTCATAAGTTTTCCAATGCTATACATTAAACGAACACAATCAGAATTTTTCATATGGCCTGAGGTTAGCGAAGTATGGCAAGCATTTAAAAGTGGTTCAGCGTATGGTTTCATTTGAAGTTGGCAATCACAACAGAGCTCTTTAAGCCCTAAAGTAGCTTGAGCAGACATATTGGAATTCAGCCCTCGCACTAACAGTTCAATAGCAGGGGGTATATAGGTCGGATTCTCTTTTAGCCACTGGCAGTAAGAACCAACAGTCTCCAGGGCGGTGCCAAGCAgcttttcattcattttattgTAAGGAATTTCGGATAGAACACGCATCAGCTTTGGTATCTGCTTTAATTCTTCTCCTGCGAAATGTTCTGCTACCGATTGGAATGAATATATGCAAGCCTCAAGTTTAGTCCATTGTGTGGGATTATTTTGCAACTCAGCAATAGTCTCATCGAGTACTGTAGCCAGTATATCAAGTATATACTCGTGTAAAACATCATAACAGTACATCTGAAAGGGTATTTAAAAATGGTAATCCATTATGGTAATAAAATACTTACGAATGTATCTGATATGTCTTGACGATAGCAACGGAAACTTTCCAAATCATCTGATGTCCATTTCTCAATGGAATTGTCATCAGGTTGTTCTGATTTGCGAACTAATATTCGAGTTAAATGTGCGTATAATGGTTTTATATATTCCCAACACTTCATGCGTTCCTCTTCGTTGTGCATAGCAAAAACCTCATCTTGTAGCAAATACCAAAACCCCATAGCCATGCTGCTACAGGACTCCTCCACTGGGTATATTCCCGGTTTATCTGTACATTGTAGAATCTCATTAACAAGACGACCATAGAGAATAGAAAGCTCTGGGTCGGTGGTTGTTATTCCACTCAACAGAAGCTGTGAATGCCTTTCAACGGCAGATACGAATAGTGTGTAAATATTAACCACAATGTCTTCGTTGTTGTTATCACGTTTCCATTCCATTTTTGTAATATCGCATAGCGAGTCTAAAAACATTCGAATCAATATAAATGCCGTTTTAGGATAGGAATGACAATCTGGTTGAATAATTATGCTCAGTAAGGTTTTTAGGCACGTCTCGGCTAATTCATTTTCATCAGCAGACATACATCCATCCCCATCCGCGTCCTGAATACAAGGCCAGTAGCATTTGTTGGTCAATTTAAGCAATATTGCAGTAATATTCTGACAATTTTCAATAGAAAACCCGACATGTctgcataaaaacaaaagtgtTTAATATTAGTCACattgaaaaattagttaaaaccTTTACTTACTTTACCCATGTACCAACACATTTAACAGCTCGAGTCATATTGCTAAAACACTCACTATCCCATTCATGATCCAATTGCATTTTTAAGTAAGCTTCTGTTGTCTCCATTACTAATGGGGTGCGTTTCGCTACCTCTGCACGCAATGTTGTTCTTTTGACCGACGTGAAAATTGCTTGCATCTGTTTGAAAATatctttaatgaaaattaatgtggcatattttgttaaaaacagGGAACCCAACTTCTTCTGGTATAGCTTGCAGAACTTCCAACATTATCCATAATTGCATTTCTTTATTGACGTTTGGTATCTGCTCATTCTGAAAGGTGTTTATAACATCCTCTATAGCTGTTGACCATTCTCCAAGCATATGCACAATGAAAGCGCTGAGCTGTAGAGCAGTATTATTACTTTGAATATTAACATGTTTAACATGAACTTACAGCAATACACAATCGATTAAGAACTAATTTAGGACCACAAGcgaattgaacaattttttccaatattttttgttttagttcatCGTGATTTTCCCGAGGTACCTCATGCCAATACTTCATTAGTTTAGAATGTAATGTAACGGCCCCAAAGAATTGGACTTCTTGACTctaaaaatcaattcaaaaggtttaaatttatattactatagatattgaataattattataaatatatatatttttcacctTGCCTAGTTCCATTAGCTGCCACGAAAATTGCCATGCTTGTGGACTTGTTTGCGCCTTAGTAAGCCAATCATGCGTTATGGCTTGCTCTTGAGAAGTTGATCGATAAAAGACAATAACTGCCTCCTCTAATCTCGAAATATCAATTGGTTCCATATTTTGGATTAATAGTGCCACAAGTTAGCTACTTTAAGCGATATTATGGTTTGAGGAGTTTCAAATACAATATAAGCGAAGGGTGGTGTCGCGAATACGTTCGCCCCCTTCCTTATTAccaaaatagttttatattgtGTTTTTATTACCCAAGGAGCAccgatttctatttttcttttgtaCTGATATTACAACTaagtaattgtaaaattataagaaccacttataagaaaaaaatatgatgaAGCGATGAAGCGGccttaaaatttattgacactATCAAgccgaatatacatatatttccaatAAGAACAACAATTCACAATAAAAGTGTAGTACAATAAATGATGCCACCCAACTCCCgagatggaaaaatttttagcttataaatatgaataccgatataaacttaaaataaccGCTGCTACATAACAATTATGTTATTAGttcgtaattatttatttgtttattacgTATTCCGTTCAATACAGAAATGATAATCTAAATAAAGAATGTTCCAGGTCCTTTTGAATTGttgtttttaactaaaatattgcaaattaaaattaacgcaagtaaaaatattatttgaaatagtttAGTAGTTGATcttaatgtaaatgtatttatgtatatgaatgaataattatatttgtacatatgtgcacaGAATACGAGTGGCAGTCTAGCGCGTTGCTTAAAATTCACAATgataaaaaaatcttcaaattaatgaattttttaatttaattcatattacgaatatatttactaatatagataaaaatgttactttttacagatattgttgtttttaataaaaattatacttccatataaataatgtaattCAAAACGTGGCAACGTATCATTAACTATGAATGTCAGGTAGTTTGACAGGTGATTGTCGTCATCAGAGCAAAGTGTGTGGCACCttagtgaaaaatttatattcgtttaatttgtacaaatgttaaaaaattatgtaaattttctttaaagaatATAAGCAAGTCAGA
The sequence above is drawn from the Bactrocera tryoni isolate S06 chromosome 1, CSIRO_BtryS06_freeze2, whole genome shotgun sequence genome and encodes:
- the LOC120781270 gene encoding importin-13; translation: MEPIDISRLEEAVIVFYRSTSQEQAITHDWLTKAQTSPQAWQFSWQLMELGKSQEVQFFGAVTLHSKLMKYWHEVPRENHDELKQKILEKIVQFACGPKLVLNRLCIALSAFIVHMLGEWSTAIEDVINTFQNEQIPNVNKEMQLWIMLEVLQAIPEEMQAIFTSVKRTTLRAEVAKRTPLVMETTEAYLKMQLDHEWDSECFSNMTRAVKCVGTWVKHVGFSIENCQNITAILLKLTNKCYWPCIQDADGDGCMSADENELAETCLKTLLSIIIQPDCHSYPKTAFILIRMFLDSLCDITKMEWKRDNNNEDIVVNIYTLFVSAVERHSQLLLSGITTTDPELSILYGRLVNEILQCTDKPGIYPVEESCSSMAMGFWYLLQDEVFAMHNEEERMKCWEYIKPLYAHLTRILVRKSEQPDDNSIEKWTSDDLESFRCYRQDISDTFMYCYDVLHEYILDILATVLDETIAELQNNPTQWTKLEACIYSFQSVAEHFAGEELKQIPKLMRVLSEIPYNKMNEKLLGTALETVGSYCQWLKENPTYIPPAIELLVRGLNSNMSAQATLGLKELCCDCQLQMKPYAEPLLNACHTSLTSGHMKNSDCVRLMYSIGKLMSLLPATNIPNYLDIIVGPCFEELQTICQNDCKTPATRIRTIFRLNMISTLFSSLNTDLDEDDQIEDLENVQPVLIVMQKTMPIFRQIAELWVEEIDVLETACTALQHAIVNLKSSFRPMLQDLCCFIVAIFQTRCCAPTLEISKTAIIIFYKDEGCKSLMQQLLVELVLHSFKLFESTPENAFSNIADTIEVFYACLMQIIKKLPQALDDKAIAFDRLIYYALKAMTLPENGPIRTGVQFLSHFILQSRNYTGMTQAVLNAGEEIIRTAVLCVGCVAPRQQVEKFADIFMAINKKYPAELVAWLKLVMQVPNYPTQLVDEAEKSKFVTLIIREKVNRRLLQKHLSDFAVKSRGLTDKFQ